From a single Aggregatilinea lenta genomic region:
- a CDS encoding ATP-grasp domain-containing protein, translating into MFRGSLTESKVFKKYSRTLLYLRTRQHFPMASMHFRDDRDHLPEAEKVLVDWPAAIKKPRVALMRDYDPYPRWTKFCRFLENNSIPYEFYDLQTHDWLEKAKDFDIFIGILSSEFYHLQEMRKKYFILEKYLGKSCFPSFEHILIYEDKTLEAFISHIVDGPFAPTHIFYDENDALQAIQTLPFPIVSKIVPGSGSGGVEWVRDQKQAARIIKHAFSRKGRATYAPYFRQKNYVYFQEFVPNDGYDIRVILVNNWAFGYYRKVLKGDFRASGMNLVEKRALPEEAIRTAWELNRSVNSPLLVVDMVHGLDDRYYVIEYSPICQMETPEQLHVNGVPGTYIIEEDKSIHFREGKYWVHELALREFFLRNYLPKTQRNLLTYETGLQPAEQYQQHDHGYSATGAAPTPGRHTRESQP; encoded by the coding sequence ATGTTTCGCGGTTCGCTGACAGAGAGCAAAGTCTTTAAGAAATATTCAAGGACACTTTTATACCTTAGGACGCGGCAGCATTTTCCGATGGCGAGCATGCATTTTAGAGATGACCGGGATCACCTGCCTGAAGCCGAAAAAGTGCTGGTTGATTGGCCTGCTGCGATCAAAAAGCCTCGTGTCGCATTGATGCGCGATTATGATCCCTATCCCCGCTGGACGAAGTTCTGCCGTTTCCTGGAGAATAATTCAATCCCTTACGAATTCTACGATCTGCAAACCCACGATTGGCTTGAAAAGGCCAAGGATTTTGACATTTTCATCGGTATTCTCTCAAGCGAGTTTTACCACTTGCAGGAGATGCGAAAGAAATACTTTATTCTAGAAAAGTATCTCGGGAAAAGTTGTTTCCCATCCTTCGAGCATATTCTGATCTACGAAGATAAAACCCTTGAAGCATTTATTTCCCACATCGTAGACGGCCCGTTTGCGCCGACACACATTTTCTATGATGAAAACGATGCCCTCCAGGCCATTCAGACCCTGCCATTCCCAATAGTGAGTAAGATCGTTCCGGGATCCGGCTCGGGAGGCGTTGAATGGGTCCGTGACCAGAAACAGGCTGCTCGAATTATCAAGCACGCCTTTTCGAGAAAAGGCCGGGCGACGTATGCGCCGTATTTTCGGCAGAAAAACTACGTCTATTTCCAAGAATTTGTTCCGAACGATGGTTACGATATTCGAGTCATTTTGGTGAATAACTGGGCCTTCGGCTATTACCGGAAGGTGTTGAAAGGCGACTTTCGCGCTTCTGGGATGAACCTGGTGGAAAAACGCGCGCTGCCAGAGGAAGCTATCCGAACCGCGTGGGAACTCAATAGAAGTGTTAACAGCCCGCTACTGGTAGTCGATATGGTGCACGGGCTAGACGATCGCTACTATGTGATTGAATATTCTCCCATCTGCCAGATGGAAACGCCAGAGCAGCTCCACGTTAATGGCGTACCAGGCACTTATATCATCGAAGAAGACAAAAGCATCCATTTTCGGGAAGGGAAATATTGGGTACATGAGCTGGCACTCCGTGAGTTTTTCTTGAGAAACTATTTACCCAAAACTCAAAGAAATCTCTTGACATATGAGACTGGCTTGCAGCCTGCAGAACAATATCAGCAGCACGATCATGGTTACTCAGCTACTGGCGCAGCACCAACTCCTGGCCGACACACCAGGGAGTCTCAACCATAA
- a CDS encoding glycosyltransferase family 4 protein gives MTPQLRILLIIDTLRGGGAQRQLISLALGLQARGHYVEFFYYWPDNFFASELEKAQIPVHLHIKSKRYTLEVIQNLRRVMQQGHFDAVLSFLDGPNAYTILAAHSLKNRPRVIVSERFYDPPEGVNWRQSLPRALYRLADHVTTNSYHQRETLERKLPWLKGRISTIYNGVDLSVFHPRDQALPADPLRLLVVATVTPYKNGLCLIQALDILAKSYQLFPCVNWVGEHVMAAEWGSYSQQMQQAIADYHLESQWTWLYKRNDIPDLMRMHHALVHPSYGEGLPNVVCEALASGLPVIVSDTLDHPRLVQHGITGYLFDWRDPQDLARWIKTFYDLPVEQVAAMSGNARAFAEDYLALAVFAEHYERLFMARMEN, from the coding sequence ATGACACCCCAGTTGCGAATCCTCCTCATCATTGACACGCTGAGAGGTGGGGGGGCACAGCGCCAACTCATCAGTCTTGCGCTTGGGCTGCAAGCGCGAGGTCACTATGTTGAATTCTTTTACTACTGGCCCGACAATTTTTTCGCTTCCGAGTTGGAGAAGGCGCAGATACCAGTCCACCTGCACATCAAGTCGAAGCGATACACGCTCGAAGTGATACAGAATCTGCGGCGAGTGATGCAGCAGGGACATTTTGATGCGGTGTTATCATTTCTGGATGGGCCGAATGCATACACCATCCTCGCGGCTCACAGCCTGAAAAACAGGCCCCGCGTGATTGTCTCGGAACGTTTTTACGATCCACCGGAAGGCGTTAACTGGCGACAGAGTCTGCCACGCGCCCTGTATCGTCTGGCAGATCATGTCACGACAAATTCATACCACCAGCGTGAAACACTGGAACGCAAACTCCCCTGGCTTAAAGGTCGGATATCAACCATTTACAACGGGGTGGATCTTTCCGTGTTTCATCCCCGTGATCAGGCGCTACCCGCTGATCCCCTGCGTTTACTGGTTGTCGCTACTGTAACTCCCTACAAAAATGGTCTGTGTCTGATCCAGGCGCTCGATATTTTGGCAAAGTCCTACCAGTTGTTTCCCTGTGTGAACTGGGTAGGCGAGCATGTGATGGCCGCGGAATGGGGCAGCTACAGCCAGCAGATGCAACAGGCTATCGCGGACTATCACCTGGAAAGCCAATGGACCTGGTTATATAAGCGGAATGACATTCCAGACCTCATGCGCATGCATCACGCGCTGGTGCACCCCTCCTATGGTGAGGGCCTGCCTAACGTTGTATGTGAAGCGCTAGCCTCCGGGCTACCCGTGATCGTCAGCGATACGCTTGATCATCCCCGACTTGTCCAGCACGGGATCACCGGATACCTGTTCGATTGGCGTGATCCACAAGATTTAGCCCGATGGATCAAGACGTTCTATGACTTGCCGGTCGAACAAGTTGCGGCTATGAGTGGCAACGCCAGAGCCTTCGCGGAAGACTATCTGGCACTGGCAGTCTTTGCGGAGCACTATGAGCGACTCTTTATGGCTCGGATGGAAAACTAG
- a CDS encoding glycosyltransferase family 4 protein, whose protein sequence is MKIILLGVYPPPIGGVSIHLQRLSEYLLEHGHSVEVLDYPGTDGEIKPDYVFRLPRHLLGKAWYIMRYARQQPSNAVVHFHAAAMDRFRWIAPFMFLVFRKQPKFLTIHSGLLTGTLKYRLARAHIRFVLNRCRHVIPVTDELGKYLLELGLSPERMTVIPAYIGKIPEADNLPAELAQLKKTHKLVVTSGFLMAPYNFDVLIDVIPHLDCMKFHFIFVFYGATDPAYEATILRSLKQLNNVTILHNQPADVFLSVLHASDVYVRTTVMDGDAITIREALDFNTTVFATDSVKRPEACRLFKYNDPSSLCELFTDLPEASPDDKHVSASACNVQRLLGIYEAALSLS, encoded by the coding sequence ATGAAAATTATTTTGTTGGGCGTATATCCACCTCCTATTGGCGGTGTCTCGATACACCTCCAGCGACTTTCAGAATACTTGTTGGAACATGGGCATTCGGTCGAAGTGCTGGACTATCCTGGTACGGATGGAGAGATAAAACCCGACTACGTCTTCCGATTGCCCCGTCACCTCTTGGGCAAAGCCTGGTATATCATGCGGTATGCGAGACAACAGCCATCCAACGCAGTGGTCCATTTTCACGCAGCCGCGATGGATCGCTTTCGTTGGATCGCACCGTTTATGTTCTTGGTTTTTCGGAAGCAACCCAAGTTTCTTACAATACATAGCGGACTTCTCACCGGCACTTTGAAATATCGCCTGGCGAGGGCACATATTCGCTTCGTTCTGAACCGCTGTCGTCATGTCATTCCCGTCACCGATGAGCTTGGTAAATACCTGCTGGAGCTGGGCCTTTCGCCAGAGCGCATGACCGTCATTCCGGCATATATTGGAAAAATCCCAGAGGCGGACAACCTTCCTGCTGAATTGGCGCAGCTGAAAAAAACGCATAAGCTGGTGGTGACATCCGGATTTCTGATGGCTCCCTACAACTTCGATGTCCTGATAGATGTCATACCACATCTTGACTGCATGAAATTCCATTTTATCTTTGTCTTCTATGGAGCTACAGATCCAGCCTACGAAGCCACAATCCTGCGAAGTCTAAAGCAACTTAACAACGTTACGATACTTCACAATCAACCAGCCGATGTTTTCCTGAGCGTCCTGCACGCTTCTGATGTCTACGTGCGGACAACAGTTATGGACGGCGATGCAATTACTATTCGTGAAGCGCTCGATTTCAATACAACAGTGTTTGCTACCGATAGCGTTAAACGTCCCGAAGCCTGCCGTCTTTTCAAATACAATGATCCCTCATCTCTGTGTGAGCTGTTTACCGACTTGCCTGAAGCAAGTCCTGACGACAAACACGTCAGTGCGTCCGCCTGTAACGTGCAGCGGCTGCTTGGCATCTACGAAGCCGCTCTCTCACTTTCATAG
- a CDS encoding acyltransferase produces MANLDYLQFDTPWKLLNELQRLALLPLVRYTFMSAQIAWGTGWKIYGIPIIQRCRYSTIVFGANLQLRSTARSNPLGPNRPVIICTLRRGANLIIGDSFGMSGGSIVAQTGIHIGQRVAVGANTIICDTDFHPLFPEMRRTVSDQGEAAPIEIEDDVFVGMQCLILKGVTIGCGSVIGAGSVVTKSLPPRVIAAGNPARVIREI; encoded by the coding sequence ATGGCCAATCTCGACTATCTCCAGTTTGATACACCGTGGAAACTTCTCAATGAATTACAGCGTCTCGCGCTGCTACCCCTCGTACGCTACACATTTATGTCTGCGCAAATTGCTTGGGGAACTGGCTGGAAAATTTACGGTATACCTATCATTCAACGATGCCGGTACAGCACGATTGTGTTTGGAGCCAACCTCCAACTGCGATCAACTGCGCGCAGTAATCCTTTGGGTCCGAATCGTCCTGTGATCATATGTACGCTCCGAAGAGGAGCCAATCTGATCATTGGGGACAGTTTTGGTATGTCGGGCGGCTCGATTGTGGCGCAAACCGGAATTCATATTGGCCAGCGAGTTGCAGTTGGGGCCAATACGATTATCTGCGACACGGATTTCCATCCTCTTTTTCCGGAGATGCGCCGGACTGTCAGCGATCAAGGGGAGGCCGCTCCAATTGAAATTGAGGATGATGTCTTTGTCGGCATGCAGTGCTTGATCTTAAAAGGTGTCACGATAGGATGCGGCAGCGTTATCGGAGCCGGAAGCGTCGTAACCAAAAGCCTCCCGCCCAGAGTTATTGCAGCCGGAAATCCGGCGCGGGTGATTCGGGAAATATAG
- a CDS encoding polysaccharide deacetylase family protein, whose translation MKRSRLAPTLLFKVGGARVLDWAWGPNRLTVLAYHRVNYIDTPDCLGLRYTVSASPEEFAQQMEYVVQHFNVIDIAALQHYVVDEVPLPPRPLLITFDDGYLDNYEHAYPILKKHGLPAVIFLITQFIGSENWPWWDEIAYCFAHTKCTHTDLPLLGELSLASSQERDAMLVVLLERLKAIPDAEKQAVLRIIHERLDVERPTQRLFVDWDQARELVAHGIDCQSHTASHPILTRVPKADLSYQLVDARVQLEAELGTPIYAFAYPNGGPLDYNETVLEALREADYTLAFTLTRGPIPACQIRKRPLLIPRVNISFLDNFPTFAMKATGLGGIANRLRL comes from the coding sequence ATGAAAAGATCACGACTAGCCCCCACTCTGTTATTCAAAGTTGGTGGAGCGCGGGTGCTGGATTGGGCGTGGGGACCGAACAGGCTGACTGTCCTGGCCTATCACCGCGTAAACTACATTGACACGCCCGATTGCTTAGGCTTGCGATATACGGTGAGCGCATCCCCCGAAGAGTTCGCCCAGCAAATGGAATATGTCGTGCAGCACTTCAACGTGATCGATATTGCGGCCCTGCAACACTATGTTGTCGACGAGGTGCCGCTGCCACCTCGTCCATTGCTCATCACATTTGATGATGGTTACCTGGATAACTACGAGCATGCCTACCCCATCTTAAAGAAACACGGTCTCCCAGCGGTGATTTTTTTGATCACGCAGTTCATCGGTTCAGAAAACTGGCCCTGGTGGGATGAAATCGCCTACTGCTTTGCGCACACCAAGTGTACTCACACCGATCTACCCCTTCTCGGCGAACTGTCTTTAGCCTCGTCACAAGAACGCGATGCGATGTTGGTGGTCCTGTTGGAGCGTTTAAAAGCCATACCCGATGCGGAAAAACAGGCCGTCCTGCGCATTATACATGAGCGCCTCGACGTCGAACGACCTACACAGCGGCTCTTTGTGGATTGGGACCAGGCGCGGGAACTGGTCGCCCACGGGATCGACTGTCAGTCGCATACGGCGTCACATCCCATTTTGACGCGCGTGCCCAAGGCGGACCTGTCGTACCAATTGGTTGACGCGCGAGTGCAGCTTGAGGCGGAGCTGGGCACCCCAATTTATGCTTTTGCCTATCCGAACGGCGGACCGCTGGACTATAATGAAACGGTACTGGAAGCTCTGCGTGAAGCAGACTATACTCTGGCTTTTACCTTAACTCGCGGACCTATCCCCGCCTGCCAAATCCGGAAGCGCCCGCTGTTAATTCCCCGCGTGAACATCAGTTTCCTGGATAATTTCCCGACCTTTGCCATGAAGGCGACGGGGTTGGGTGGGATTGCCAATCGGTTACGTCTGTAA
- a CDS encoding polysaccharide biosynthesis protein encodes MGSSQRLAFRHIPGTFFPKALLLALDVIILTAAYLLTYTVRALTTPLSVERTVEFLTGAILCTTTALYLSGAYHRIWSCTSGHDVIVLVKAAGLSGLILGAVDFVLRPRPIPLSVVFVGHALAFAGFVAVRYRSRLLSGFDWRWRAIWNREFPQSEIRVLIVGAGDAGQVTAWRLKHRARGERCRVVGFVDDDPAKQKLYIEGCRVLGTRYDITRLAERLKIDLITVAIHNISGPDFRSILEFCESTDARIKIVPDVLAAINSNNNAPLLRDVRAEDLLGRQSVRWYPGVDATPILNKVVLVTGAAGSIGSELCRQILRYEPVRLIMLDNNESGLHDLYTELAPKDQDNSLVLALVDITDREALERIFRQYRPQVAFHAAAYKHVPMLEFYPQEAIRVNIGGTLNSAELARDYGVKRFVLISTDKAVNPSCVMGASKRVCELLMRAFSNGEDATRFTAVRFGNVLGSRGSVVPIFNRQIDAGGPVTITDKEMMRYFMSIPEAVSLVIQAACMTSGDDLFMLKMGEEVRIVDLAERMIRMRGLRPYIDIPITFTGVRPGEKLHEELCSPEEGLRPTLHPDIVQLVSHCYGQQPANFFERVHYLVTAEPLPGQDVLSQLQELVLVDEIVPEERQAVLA; translated from the coding sequence ATGGGTTCATCACAGCGGTTAGCGTTCAGGCATATTCCGGGGACTTTCTTCCCCAAAGCGCTACTTTTGGCACTTGACGTCATTATTCTTACGGCGGCCTATCTGCTGACGTATACTGTTCGCGCCCTGACAACACCGCTCAGTGTGGAGCGTACGGTCGAGTTTCTCACCGGCGCGATTCTCTGCACTACGACGGCGCTCTATCTCAGTGGTGCGTATCACCGGATCTGGTCGTGTACCAGCGGCCATGACGTTATCGTGCTTGTCAAAGCGGCTGGGCTATCCGGGCTGATTCTCGGTGCAGTTGACTTCGTGCTGCGTCCTCGCCCCATTCCCCTCAGCGTCGTCTTTGTCGGTCATGCTCTCGCCTTCGCCGGATTTGTAGCCGTTCGATACCGCTCTCGTCTGCTAAGCGGTTTCGACTGGCGGTGGCGCGCCATCTGGAATCGGGAGTTTCCACAATCGGAGATCCGCGTCTTGATTGTAGGAGCGGGAGATGCGGGTCAGGTGACCGCCTGGCGGCTCAAACACCGCGCGCGAGGGGAACGATGCAGGGTTGTCGGCTTTGTCGATGACGATCCGGCCAAGCAGAAATTGTACATTGAAGGCTGCCGGGTGCTTGGTACACGGTACGACATTACGCGCCTTGCAGAGCGGCTCAAAATCGATCTAATCACCGTCGCGATCCACAATATTTCGGGACCTGATTTCAGGAGCATTCTGGAGTTCTGTGAGAGTACGGATGCCCGTATCAAGATCGTGCCGGACGTGCTGGCGGCGATCAATAGCAACAATAACGCACCGCTGTTGCGCGACGTGCGCGCTGAAGACCTACTGGGTCGCCAGTCCGTGCGCTGGTATCCCGGCGTGGACGCGACACCTATTTTGAACAAGGTCGTCCTGGTCACCGGGGCTGCAGGGTCGATCGGGTCCGAGCTGTGTCGGCAGATTCTGAGGTATGAGCCTGTCCGGCTGATCATGCTGGACAACAACGAGAGCGGGCTACACGATCTATATACCGAGTTGGCGCCTAAGGATCAGGACAACAGTCTTGTTCTGGCGCTGGTTGATATCACCGACCGCGAAGCCCTGGAACGGATCTTCCGACAATACCGGCCTCAAGTGGCCTTCCATGCGGCTGCCTACAAGCACGTGCCCATGCTGGAGTTCTATCCCCAGGAAGCTATTCGGGTCAATATCGGCGGGACGCTAAACAGCGCGGAGTTAGCACGAGACTACGGCGTGAAGCGCTTTGTCCTGATCTCGACTGACAAGGCGGTCAATCCGTCGTGCGTGATGGGGGCCAGCAAGCGTGTCTGCGAACTCCTGATGCGTGCGTTCTCGAATGGAGAGGATGCGACGCGGTTTACGGCTGTGCGCTTTGGCAACGTCCTGGGCAGTCGCGGCAGCGTCGTTCCGATCTTCAATCGCCAGATTGACGCAGGCGGCCCCGTCACCATTACCGATAAGGAGATGATGCGTTATTTCATGAGCATCCCCGAAGCAGTGAGCCTGGTTATCCAGGCTGCTTGCATGACCAGCGGGGATGATCTGTTCATGCTGAAAATGGGAGAGGAGGTACGAATCGTCGATCTGGCCGAGCGGATGATCCGGATGCGCGGTTTGCGACCGTACATCGACATTCCGATTACCTTCACCGGCGTCCGGCCTGGGGAGAAACTACACGAGGAGTTGTGTTCCCCCGAAGAAGGGCTACGACCAACGCTGCACCCAGATATTGTGCAGCTTGTCAGCCATTGCTATGGACAGCAGCCAGCGAACTTTTTCGAGCGAGTGCACTACTTAGTAACCGCAGAACCCCTTCCCGGTCAGGATGTGTTGAGCCAGCTACAGGAGCTTGTCCTTGTAGATGAAATCGTGCCCGAAGAACGGCAGGCAGTTCTGGCGTAG
- a CDS encoding sugar transferase yields the protein MLKRSVDLVGSALGLLLILPLMPVLAILIYVTSPGPILYRAQRVGRDGRPFTVYKFRSMVLDADRAGPGVTGAGDSRITSVGRFLRQTKLDELPQLFNVLRGDMSLVGPRPEDPRYVALYTPQERAVLTVRPGITSLASIRYRHEEALLAADDWETQYVHDLLPKKLQMDLTYVRDRSLMLDLRILMATLVALAQRKPA from the coding sequence ATGCTAAAGCGAAGCGTAGATCTAGTGGGAAGTGCCTTAGGACTGCTGCTCATATTGCCGCTGATGCCCGTGCTTGCGATTCTGATCTATGTAACGTCGCCGGGACCCATTCTCTACCGGGCACAGCGCGTTGGTCGCGATGGGCGGCCTTTCACCGTGTACAAATTCCGGTCGATGGTTCTGGACGCCGACCGCGCCGGACCTGGCGTTACAGGGGCCGGCGATTCTCGCATCACGTCAGTTGGCCGGTTTCTGCGCCAGACCAAACTGGATGAGTTACCCCAGTTGTTCAACGTGCTGCGTGGCGACATGAGCCTAGTGGGGCCACGTCCAGAAGATCCGCGATACGTTGCGCTTTATACGCCGCAGGAGAGAGCCGTTCTAACGGTACGCCCGGGCATTACAAGCCTTGCGTCTATCCGGTACCGACATGAAGAAGCCCTGCTGGCTGCAGATGATTGGGAAACTCAATACGTCCATGACCTTCTGCCCAAGAAGTTGCAGATGGATCTGACGTACGTTCGGGATAGATCGCTTATGTTGGACCTGAGGATACTGATGGCGACGCTGGTCGCCCTGGCGCAGCGTAAGCCAGCTTGA
- a CDS encoding DegT/DnrJ/EryC1/StrS family aminotransferase produces MLVRRQTFLPFASPALTEEEVCAVINTLRSCWITTGPQTKSFEQQFATFLGAESALALNSCTAGLHLALITLGIGPGDEVITTPMTFAASANVIEHVGARVVLADVEPDTLLIDPLAVADSITDRTKAILPVHYAGHPAEMYPILDLAAAHKLFVIEDAAHALPASYCGETVGTIGDLTSFSFYATKNLTTAEGGMLTGRSELIEKARTYSLHGMSRDAWRRYGENGSWYYEVVVPGFKYNLTDIQAAMGLVQLARLQKMQLRRQQVVARYHEAFSNMPELEVPTERPYCSSAWHLYVLRLNTDRLRIQRNQFIEEMKLRCIGTSVHFIPIHLHPYYRDKYGWMPLDFPIAYQEYQRLVSLPLHPALTEEDVDYVIDAVQDIVEQYRC; encoded by the coding sequence ATGCTCGTCCGACGGCAAACATTCCTTCCATTCGCTTCTCCGGCGCTCACAGAGGAGGAGGTCTGCGCAGTTATAAACACCTTACGTTCATGCTGGATCACGACGGGTCCCCAAACTAAATCCTTTGAACAGCAGTTTGCAACTTTTCTGGGGGCCGAAAGCGCGCTTGCCCTGAATTCCTGCACAGCAGGACTCCATTTGGCGTTGATAACCCTCGGCATAGGTCCTGGCGACGAAGTCATTACAACGCCAATGACGTTTGCTGCGTCGGCCAACGTGATTGAACATGTTGGCGCGCGGGTCGTTTTGGCGGACGTAGAACCGGATACACTTCTGATTGACCCTCTTGCCGTTGCCGATTCGATTACGGATCGCACTAAAGCCATTCTGCCGGTGCATTACGCGGGGCATCCTGCGGAGATGTATCCAATCCTTGACCTCGCGGCGGCCCATAAACTCTTCGTCATCGAGGACGCGGCCCACGCGCTGCCAGCGTCGTACTGTGGTGAGACCGTAGGCACCATCGGGGATCTGACCAGCTTCAGTTTCTATGCGACGAAAAATCTAACCACCGCGGAAGGCGGCATGCTGACGGGGCGCTCCGAATTGATCGAGAAGGCGCGAACCTATAGCCTGCATGGAATGAGTCGCGATGCATGGCGGCGCTACGGGGAAAATGGCTCCTGGTATTACGAAGTGGTGGTTCCTGGATTCAAATACAACCTGACCGACATCCAGGCTGCGATGGGCCTCGTCCAATTGGCGCGTCTGCAGAAGATGCAGCTACGGCGCCAGCAGGTGGTGGCTCGCTATCACGAGGCCTTTTCAAATATGCCGGAATTGGAGGTGCCGACGGAACGTCCCTATTGCAGTTCCGCCTGGCATCTCTACGTGCTGCGCCTGAACACAGACCGGTTGCGCATCCAACGAAACCAGTTCATCGAGGAGATGAAGCTACGTTGTATCGGCACGAGTGTCCATTTCATTCCGATCCATCTGCATCCCTACTATCGGGATAAGTATGGTTGGATGCCGCTTGATTTCCCAATCGCTTATCAGGAATACCAACGCCTGGTGTCGCTGCCTCTACATCCTGCGCTGACCGAAGAGGATGTGGATTACGTCATCGACGCTGTGCAAGATATCGTGGAACAATACCGATGCTAA
- a CDS encoding glycoside hydrolase domain-containing protein, with amino-acid sequence MLRFFCRCLCLLLGLLALGEPSDAYGLKHASVEPVVWTVDAMERIRPNDLPGETNAITLHAARGEYEAFQIGVHASEGNLTGVSLIVSDLVSADGTRIPSSSITLYREHYVYVEQASPT; translated from the coding sequence ATGCTGCGTTTTTTCTGCCGTTGCCTTTGCCTATTGCTTGGACTGTTAGCCTTGGGCGAGCCGTCGGATGCATACGGTCTAAAGCATGCTTCAGTAGAGCCTGTCGTCTGGACCGTCGACGCGATGGAACGCATCAGGCCAAACGATCTTCCAGGGGAGACGAACGCGATTACGCTGCACGCCGCACGCGGTGAGTACGAGGCCTTTCAGATTGGAGTACATGCTTCGGAAGGCAACCTGACCGGTGTTTCCTTGATCGTGTCCGATCTGGTTAGCGCAGACGGCACACGCATCCCGTCTTCCTCCATCACCCTATACCGTGAACACTACGTCTATGTCGAGCAGGCCAGCCCTACCTGA
- a CDS encoding DUF4091 domain-containing protein: MGWYPDALIPFLDPQTGLAPAGAALQAIPVDVPAGQNQPFWVDLFVPRDTPSGTYHGAFVVISDQGTASGEFTLEVWDFELPLKPSLNSAFGIEKRDTLPNLIELLKHKVMPIDVEPSDERELIDNWGLTSTNLGFWSGAYYSHCTIESTAPPTAEVQARAAQHQPDLLLYNYTADEIDECLPGILPYIQDWGQQLHAAGIPQLITMTPAAELLDDGTGTGRSLVDLWVMLPKMVDEAPGQVAAALAKGDQVWFYTALVQDDYSPKWLIDFAPINYRIPALINQSLGLTGTLYWSVDHWSDDPWNDVQTFSIDGSSYPGEGMLVYPGEPLGMSTFVPSVRLKWIREGVEDYEYVQQLKNLGYGAEALAIIQPIAADWTHWTLEATELEAVRLELGEYLEAVTQTAGTPYHEAPNLP, encoded by the coding sequence GTGGGCTGGTATCCCGATGCATTGATTCCTTTCCTTGATCCACAAACAGGCTTGGCGCCGGCTGGGGCTGCACTGCAGGCTATACCGGTGGATGTTCCAGCGGGACAGAATCAACCCTTCTGGGTGGATCTGTTTGTCCCACGCGATACGCCCTCGGGAACCTATCATGGCGCGTTCGTCGTCATCAGTGACCAGGGGACCGCGAGTGGCGAGTTCACGTTGGAAGTCTGGGACTTCGAACTGCCGCTCAAGCCCTCGCTCAATTCCGCGTTCGGAATCGAAAAACGTGATACGCTGCCCAATCTGATTGAGCTGCTCAAGCACAAGGTGATGCCGATAGATGTCGAGCCTTCCGACGAACGTGAGCTTATCGACAACTGGGGTTTGACCTCGACTAACCTGGGGTTCTGGAGCGGCGCTTACTATTCTCACTGCACCATCGAGTCTACAGCTCCGCCTACTGCCGAGGTGCAAGCGCGCGCCGCCCAGCACCAGCCGGATTTGCTGTTGTACAATTACACCGCTGACGAGATCGACGAGTGCCTGCCGGGTATCCTCCCGTACATCCAAGACTGGGGCCAACAGCTTCATGCTGCCGGAATCCCCCAGCTTATCACGATGACACCCGCTGCCGAACTGCTCGACGATGGCACCGGAACGGGGCGTTCGCTGGTTGATTTGTGGGTGATGTTGCCCAAAATGGTGGATGAAGCGCCAGGGCAGGTCGCAGCGGCCCTGGCGAAGGGCGATCAGGTATGGTTCTACACAGCGCTGGTTCAGGACGATTATTCGCCTAAGTGGTTGATCGACTTTGCGCCGATCAACTACCGAATTCCGGCGCTAATCAACCAGAGTCTCGGCTTAACAGGCACCCTCTACTGGAGCGTGGATCACTGGAGCGATGATCCCTGGAACGATGTGCAAACGTTTTCTATTGACGGATCTTCCTATCCGGGTGAAGGCATGCTGGTGTATCCGGGCGAGCCGTTGGGGATGAGCACTTTTGTGCCGTCAGTACGCCTGAAGTGGATTCGTGAAGGCGTAGAGGACTACGAATATGTGCAGCAGCTCAAGAACCTGGGATATGGAGCGGAAGCGCTGGCGATCATTCAGCCCATAGCCGCTGACTGGACCCACTGGACTCTGGAGGCTACGGAACTCGAAGCAGTCCGGCTGGAACTAGGGGAATACCTGGAGGCGGTAACACAGACTGCGGGAACACCGTATCATGAAGCACCGAATCTACCCTAA